The following are from one region of the Paenibacillus bovis genome:
- a CDS encoding aldehyde dehydrogenase family protein produces the protein MTLVQSKFAKWNKQFIAGEWTEGTSDKTIKNINPYNGELLVEMKASSQDDLDRAYETAYKAGKEWAKVPLGVRAQVIYKALAQMDERKEEIIELLIAEAGSTRIKAEREWTAARRIMEESASFPYRMKGDIMGSDIPGKENRVVREAKGVVGMIGPWNFPLHLCMRTVAPALALGNGVVIKPASDTPITAGLLIADIFDQAGLPKGVLSVVSGSGSEIGDAFVAHPIPKIISFTGSTEVGKGIGKLAGEHLKEVALELGGDNAMIVLDDADIDRAVEAAVFGKFFHQGQICMALNRIIVDDSIYDTFTDKFVAKVKTLQFGDPSDPKTIVGPLIHEKEAERLLDVVEQAQKAGAKLLYGGKANGSVLEPTVLSEVAADNPAAQKELFGPVALLIRAKGEEDALRIMNSSEYGLSGSVFTTNLERGYQVAQQMETGMIHVNDQSVNDEAHVMFGGEKASGVGRFGGEWAIEKFTRTRWISIQHQYRDFF, from the coding sequence ATGACACTCGTACAATCCAAATTTGCTAAATGGAACAAACAATTTATTGCTGGTGAATGGACCGAAGGTACCTCTGATAAAACAATCAAAAATATAAATCCATACAATGGCGAGCTGCTCGTCGAAATGAAAGCTTCCAGCCAGGACGATCTGGACCGTGCTTATGAGACAGCCTACAAAGCAGGCAAAGAATGGGCCAAAGTACCACTCGGTGTCCGTGCACAGGTGATCTACAAAGCACTGGCGCAAATGGATGAACGAAAAGAAGAAATCATCGAACTGCTGATTGCCGAGGCAGGCAGCACCCGAATCAAGGCAGAGCGCGAATGGACAGCTGCGCGCCGTATTATGGAAGAATCGGCTTCTTTCCCATACCGGATGAAAGGCGATATTATGGGCTCCGATATTCCGGGCAAAGAAAACCGTGTCGTTCGTGAAGCCAAAGGCGTGGTTGGCATGATCGGCCCGTGGAACTTCCCGCTGCATCTGTGTATGCGTACGGTAGCTCCTGCACTGGCGCTTGGTAATGGCGTGGTAATCAAGCCAGCTTCCGATACGCCTATTACAGCCGGTCTGTTGATCGCTGATATTTTTGACCAGGCAGGACTTCCCAAAGGTGTACTCAGCGTCGTAAGCGGTAGCGGCAGCGAGATCGGCGATGCTTTTGTCGCACATCCTATTCCCAAAATCATTTCCTTTACCGGTTCTACAGAAGTAGGCAAAGGAATCGGCAAATTGGCTGGCGAACATCTGAAGGAAGTAGCACTTGAGCTAGGTGGAGACAATGCGATGATCGTACTGGATGATGCAGATATTGACCGCGCTGTCGAAGCAGCCGTATTCGGCAAGTTTTTCCACCAGGGCCAAATCTGTATGGCGTTGAACCGGATTATCGTGGATGACTCTATCTATGATACGTTTACGGACAAATTCGTGGCCAAAGTCAAAACACTTCAATTCGGCGATCCTTCCGATCCGAAAACGATTGTTGGGCCGTTGATCCATGAAAAAGAAGCCGAGCGTCTGCTGGACGTTGTAGAACAGGCACAAAAAGCCGGAGCCAAGCTGCTATACGGCGGCAAAGCGAACGGCAGTGTGCTGGAGCCTACGGTACTGAGTGAAGTGGCGGCTGATAATCCGGCTGCCCAAAAAGAGCTGTTCGGTCCGGTAGCCTTGCTGATTCGTGCCAAAGGGGAAGAGGATGCTTTGCGTATTATGAACAGCAGTGAATATGGACTAAGCGGTTCAGTATTTACTACCAATCTGGAACGTGGCTACCAGGTCGCACAGCAGATGGAGACAGGTATGATCCATGTCAATGATCAATCTGTTAACGATGAAGCCCATGTTATGTTCGGGGGCGAGAAAGCTTCCGGCGTAGGTCGTTTTGGTGGTGAATGGGCGATCGAGAAATTCACACGTACCCGCTGGATCAGTATTCAGCATCAATACCGCGATTTCTTCTAA
- a CDS encoding NAD-dependent epimerase/dehydratase family protein, whose translation MKNVLVIGGTRFFGKDLVEFLLDKGVQVTLLTRGQTEDSFGDRVQRLTADRTDVHALKQAIGSRTFDVVYDNICYQAREAIEACSVFSGHVGRYIVTSSLSVYEFGEQALLEEQVDTFHHPINSNPEAKLDYAEGKRQVEAVFFQQADFPVAAVRFPIVLGPHDYTKRLHFHVGRVQRSEVIGLSNLSARMNFIHEQEAAEFLYWLGLSSELTGPVNARSDGEITLLELITLIEQETGCKAIVRSQTEESEQSPFGVPSSWIMDTSKAYRAGFRFRELSEWLPVLISRIAAEERGDR comes from the coding sequence ATGAAGAATGTACTTGTTATTGGAGGCACGCGGTTTTTCGGCAAGGATCTGGTGGAATTTTTGTTGGATAAAGGGGTGCAGGTAACTCTTCTCACACGTGGCCAAACCGAGGATTCCTTTGGAGATCGTGTACAGCGTCTGACAGCTGACCGGACTGATGTTCATGCACTGAAGCAGGCAATAGGCAGTCGCACATTCGATGTGGTATACGATAATATATGTTATCAGGCGCGCGAAGCGATAGAAGCCTGCTCTGTATTCAGCGGCCACGTAGGACGCTATATTGTTACTTCGTCGCTGTCTGTATATGAGTTTGGAGAACAGGCCTTGCTGGAGGAGCAGGTGGATACCTTCCATCATCCGATTAATTCCAATCCGGAAGCCAAGCTGGATTACGCAGAAGGCAAGCGGCAGGTAGAAGCTGTTTTTTTCCAGCAAGCTGATTTTCCGGTGGCAGCTGTGCGGTTTCCGATTGTGCTGGGGCCTCATGACTATACCAAACGTCTTCATTTCCATGTTGGCCGGGTACAGCGTAGTGAAGTCATTGGCCTATCCAATCTGTCAGCCCGCATGAACTTTATCCATGAGCAGGAAGCAGCAGAATTTCTGTACTGGCTGGGATTATCGTCCGAACTGACAGGTCCGGTCAATGCACGGTCGGATGGAGAAATCACGCTACTGGAGCTTATCACCCTGATCGAGCAGGAGACCGGCTGCAAAGCTATCGTACGCAGCCAGACCGAAGAGAGCGAACAATCTCCATTTGGTGTACCTTCTTCGTGGATAATGGATACATCCAAAGCCTACCGTGCCGGATTCCGTTTCCGCGAGCTGTCCGAATGGCTGCCGGTTCTGATCAGCCGGATTGCCGCAGAGGAGAGAGGCGATCGGTAA
- a CDS encoding replication initiation protein — MRKNSLVTKSNNLIETPLNLGVVELRIIFVLISTISPSDEEFKPYRFKISDFAKLIGVKNKNVYQQIKDYTYSLMSQPFYVHDNLQVTWLASAEYFPGEGMIEVEFSPKLKPYLLQLKEKFTTYRLQDIIKLKSAYAMRIYELLKQYERIGTRTFTIQRLKELLGVEEQYPVYSDFKKRVIVKAQEEINKHTDIKIDYTEIKSGRKVSEVKFIITSKTPDKKATLLPNRETAAIAQPNTSQQLSSLLKYEFGLKQPAIQPILAEYSRDYIMENLDKVRQDVLRGKVKDIPAYTMAALKHDYRTPKTGLQAEQERLQEEKSLQKQKAIEAENYYKALSGKVSDFIQQLSADELETELAKLKASVKDKDIDIIDADATDPHRMTGAYFQQFIQKKFFADYTIEVYRGEQT, encoded by the coding sequence ATGCGGAAAAACAGTCTGGTTACCAAATCCAATAATTTAATTGAAACCCCGCTTAATCTGGGTGTTGTGGAGCTGCGGATTATTTTTGTACTGATCAGTACCATCTCTCCCAGTGATGAAGAATTCAAACCTTATCGCTTCAAAATCAGCGACTTTGCCAAATTGATTGGCGTGAAAAATAAAAATGTATATCAACAGATCAAAGATTATACATACAGCCTGATGTCCCAGCCTTTTTATGTGCATGACAATCTGCAGGTCACCTGGCTGGCTTCGGCAGAATATTTTCCCGGTGAAGGCATGATCGAGGTTGAATTTTCGCCCAAGCTCAAACCCTATCTGCTGCAACTCAAAGAGAAGTTCACCACCTACCGGCTACAGGACATTATCAAGCTAAAAAGTGCCTATGCGATGCGGATCTATGAACTGCTCAAACAGTATGAGCGTATTGGAACAAGAACATTTACTATCCAGCGGCTCAAAGAACTGCTCGGTGTCGAAGAACAGTATCCAGTCTATTCCGATTTCAAAAAGCGGGTAATTGTCAAAGCGCAGGAAGAAATCAACAAGCACACGGATATCAAAATCGACTATACCGAGATCAAATCCGGACGCAAAGTCAGTGAGGTCAAATTCATTATCACTTCCAAAACGCCTGATAAAAAAGCCACCCTGCTCCCGAACAGAGAGACGGCGGCGATTGCCCAGCCCAATACCTCGCAGCAGCTGAGCAGCTTGCTGAAATACGAATTCGGCCTCAAGCAGCCGGCGATACAGCCTATTCTGGCTGAATATAGCAGAGACTATATTATGGAGAATCTGGATAAAGTCCGGCAGGATGTACTGCGCGGCAAGGTTAAAGATATTCCCGCTTATACGATGGCTGCTTTGAAGCATGATTATCGTACGCCCAAAACCGGGCTCCAGGCGGAACAGGAACGATTGCAGGAAGAAAAATCGCTACAAAAGCAAAAAGCGATAGAAGCGGAGAATTACTATAAAGCACTCTCCGGCAAAGTGAGCGACTTTATTCAGCAGCTATCAGCGGACGAGCTGGAAACTGAGCTGGCCAAACTCAAGGCAAGCGTAAAAGACAAGGATATCGATATTATCGATGCAGATGCTACCGATCCGCACCGGATGACCGGCGCCTATTTCCAGCAGTTTATTCAGAAAAAGTTTTTTGCGGATTATACGATCGAGGTCTATCGCGGAGAACAAACATAA
- a CDS encoding SDR family oxidoreductase, whose amino-acid sequence MESTVQSNRFEGKTALVTGGGSGIGKATALKFAAQGANVIICDLSPERIRETEEEIKAIRADAVLALEIDIANEEQVKHAIEKGAEHFGGLHVVFANAGINGTLAPIDEISYEDWQRTINTNLGGTFLTVKYALPFLKKEGGSIVITSSINGNTTFASFGMSAYSSSKAAQVAFTKMAALELAQFKVRVNVICPGAISTNIDQSTERNETVEKIAIPIEFPNGRQPLAGQSGSADNVADLVTFLSSAEASHITGAQIVIDGAESLLC is encoded by the coding sequence ATGGAATCCACAGTTCAATCTAACCGTTTTGAGGGCAAGACGGCACTGGTTACCGGTGGCGGCTCCGGTATTGGTAAGGCTACAGCATTAAAGTTTGCTGCGCAGGGGGCTAACGTCATTATCTGTGACCTGTCGCCAGAACGAATCCGGGAGACTGAAGAAGAAATTAAGGCGATCCGTGCCGATGCCGTGCTCGCTCTTGAGATAGATATTGCAAACGAAGAACAGGTTAAACATGCTATTGAAAAAGGTGCAGAACATTTTGGCGGATTGCATGTTGTATTTGCCAATGCCGGAATTAACGGTACACTGGCTCCGATCGACGAGATCAGCTATGAAGACTGGCAGCGTACGATCAATACCAATCTGGGCGGTACATTTTTGACTGTAAAGTATGCGCTTCCTTTTTTGAAAAAAGAAGGTGGCAGTATTGTGATTACCAGTTCCATTAATGGTAATACTACATTTGCAAGCTTCGGTATGTCGGCATACAGTTCCTCCAAAGCAGCACAGGTGGCCTTTACCAAGATGGCAGCGCTTGAGCTCGCTCAGTTCAAAGTACGGGTCAATGTTATTTGTCCCGGAGCTATCTCGACCAATATCGACCAGAGTACGGAACGCAACGAAACGGTGGAAAAAATTGCGATTCCGATCGAATTCCCGAACGGTCGACAGCCGCTGGCTGGTCAATCCGGTTCGGCAGACAATGTAGCGGATCTGGTTACTTTCCTGTCTTCCGCTGAAGCTTCTCATATTACAGGTGCCCAGATTGTTATTGATGGTGCGGAATCCCTGCTCTGCTAA
- a CDS encoding SUKH-4 family immunity protein → MNPMMQAIADRLYPLSRTEVENDKALSEILHQSCQLIPYHNNGTVFYEELYDLSLEKEHLIIFGHDMGGYFFTDLQLMYIGYLHLEDDQYKQTFCNSRIEHFVHFHNSFINMVLKRIQFPNAANSGDMLEELEKTYYTLDRQAMENEEHFWPIRLYEVSEGFFPLDTARLEFYRSLYEQS, encoded by the coding sequence ATGAATCCCATGATGCAGGCGATCGCAGACAGACTGTACCCATTGTCCCGTACGGAAGTGGAAAATGATAAAGCATTGAGCGAGATTCTCCACCAATCCTGTCAATTAATTCCTTATCACAATAATGGTACCGTGTTTTACGAGGAACTGTATGATCTATCACTGGAAAAAGAACATCTTATTATTTTTGGTCATGATATGGGAGGATATTTTTTTACAGATTTGCAGCTGATGTATATAGGTTACCTGCATCTTGAGGATGATCAGTACAAACAGACTTTTTGTAACTCGCGCATCGAACATTTTGTGCATTTTCATAATTCGTTTATAAATATGGTTCTGAAAAGGATTCAATTCCCGAATGCGGCAAATAGCGGCGATATGCTGGAAGAACTTGAAAAGACGTATTATACGCTCGATCGGCAAGCTATGGAGAATGAAGAGCATTTCTGGCCAATACGATTATACGAAGTTTCCGAAGGATTTTTCCCACTGGATACTGCACGCCTGGAGTTTTACAGATCCCTTTATGAGCAGTCCTGA
- a CDS encoding DnaJ family domain-containing protein gives MLSWLADQMIEEAMQKGEFDDLPGKGKPLELEDLSHVPEELRAAYKIMKNANIMPEELTLRQEMLTLTDLITACQHDGERQELRKRLDEKTLRLNMLTAQNGWANNPSYGRYENKIRKRLTGF, from the coding sequence ATGTTATCCTGGCTAGCGGATCAGATGATTGAGGAAGCTATGCAAAAAGGAGAATTTGATGATCTGCCCGGCAAAGGCAAGCCGCTGGAGTTGGAAGATCTGTCTCATGTGCCCGAGGAATTGCGTGCAGCTTATAAAATTATGAAAAATGCAAATATTATGCCGGAGGAGCTGACACTCCGGCAGGAGATGCTGACATTGACTGATCTGATTACAGCCTGTCAGCATGACGGAGAGCGCCAGGAACTGCGCAAAAGGCTGGATGAAAAGACTCTGCGGCTGAATATGCTCACTGCTCAAAACGGATGGGCAAATAATCCATCCTATGGACGATATGAGAACAAGATTCGCAAGCGTCTCACCGGCTTCTAA
- a CDS encoding winged helix-turn-helix transcriptional regulator — protein MDTSMLCPRFEKGMQILSKRWNGLIIYQLLNGPQRFCSIQSSLPVSGRLLSERLKDLEHEGMVVRHVYPETPVRIEYELTQKGLALETVIRGIQDWSQAWVQPGEQQAECEYTQAAK, from the coding sequence ATGGATACATCAATGCTTTGTCCCCGATTTGAAAAAGGGATGCAGATTTTAAGTAAACGTTGGAATGGTCTTATTATTTATCAATTGCTGAATGGTCCCCAGCGCTTTTGCTCAATTCAATCATCACTTCCTGTAAGCGGTCGTCTTTTATCCGAACGTCTCAAAGATCTGGAGCATGAAGGAATGGTTGTTCGTCATGTCTATCCGGAGACTCCTGTACGTATCGAATATGAACTGACCCAAAAAGGATTGGCATTGGAAACTGTTATCCGTGGTATTCAGGATTGGTCTCAAGCCTGGGTACAACCCGGGGAACAGCAGGCAGAGTGCGAATATACTCAAGCTGCCAAGTAA
- a CDS encoding nuclear transport factor 2 family protein: MNKELVVSYEERLRKAMMQGDVDGLDQLIDHQLVFVNHFGQALSKQDDLEAHRSGIVNFSNITFLEQRIILLQDSAVTVTRAALAGMAAGNPIDEEMYYTRVWQMNNDELKVVSGHCSLVQ, translated from the coding sequence GTGAATAAGGAACTCGTAGTGTCATATGAAGAAAGACTGCGTAAAGCGATGATGCAAGGGGATGTTGATGGATTAGATCAGCTGATCGATCATCAGCTGGTATTTGTAAACCATTTCGGACAGGCACTGTCCAAGCAAGACGATTTGGAAGCACATCGTTCCGGAATAGTGAATTTTAGCAATATTACTTTTTTGGAACAAAGAATTATCCTCCTGCAGGATTCTGCTGTTACGGTCACACGAGCAGCTTTGGCAGGGATGGCAGCCGGAAATCCTATTGACGAAGAAATGTACTATACCCGTGTCTGGCAAATGAATAACGACGAATTGAAAGTGGTATCAGGACATTGCAGTTTGGTTCAATAA